Proteins encoded within one genomic window of Dyadobacter chenhuakuii:
- a CDS encoding acetyl-CoA C-acyltransferase, which produces MNAYIVAGYRSAVGKASRGGFRFTRPDDLGATVIKYLLGKIPNLDPARVDDVIVGNAVPEAEQGMQMGRYVALLALPKNVSGITINRYCGSGVEAIAMASAKIHAGMADCIIAGGTESMSLVPTMGWKTALNYEIAHTNPDYYLSMGLTAEQVAKDYNISREKQDEFAFSSHQKALRAQKEGWFADGIVPVTVTETYFDAASGKKKTKEIVVKQDEGPRADTTLEALNKLKPVFAAGGTVTAGNSSQTSDGAAFVMVMSEKMVEELNLKPIAKMLSYATAGVDPRVMGIGPVAAIPIALKQAGLKLNDIEQIELNEAFAAQSLAVIQELDINPEIVNPNGGAIALGHALGSTGARLSVQLFNEMERRNQKYGMVTACVGGGQGVAGIFERLN; this is translated from the coding sequence ATGAATGCATACATAGTTGCCGGTTACCGTAGCGCCGTCGGAAAAGCTTCCCGGGGAGGCTTCCGTTTTACCCGTCCCGACGACCTGGGAGCAACTGTCATTAAATATCTGCTTGGAAAAATCCCTAACCTCGATCCTGCCCGCGTAGACGATGTGATTGTTGGCAATGCGGTGCCAGAAGCGGAGCAGGGCATGCAAATGGGTCGTTATGTGGCTTTGCTCGCATTACCAAAAAACGTTTCTGGCATTACGATCAACCGTTATTGCGGCAGCGGCGTGGAAGCCATTGCCATGGCGTCAGCGAAAATTCATGCCGGAATGGCCGATTGTATCATTGCGGGCGGAACAGAATCCATGTCACTCGTTCCTACAATGGGATGGAAAACAGCATTGAACTATGAAATTGCGCATACCAACCCGGATTATTATTTAAGCATGGGCCTGACCGCCGAGCAGGTTGCAAAAGATTACAACATTAGCCGCGAGAAGCAGGATGAATTCGCTTTCAGCTCACACCAGAAAGCATTGAGAGCGCAGAAAGAGGGCTGGTTTGCGGATGGAATTGTGCCTGTAACTGTTACAGAAACTTATTTTGACGCGGCTTCGGGCAAAAAGAAAACGAAAGAAATTGTTGTAAAACAGGATGAAGGGCCACGAGCGGATACAACATTAGAAGCACTCAATAAACTCAAACCCGTTTTTGCAGCAGGAGGAACCGTAACCGCAGGAAATTCATCCCAAACTTCCGACGGAGCAGCATTTGTAATGGTCATGTCAGAGAAAATGGTGGAGGAGCTGAATTTGAAGCCCATTGCTAAAATGCTTTCCTATGCAACTGCCGGCGTGGACCCGCGCGTAATGGGCATCGGACCGGTGGCTGCTATCCCTATTGCATTGAAACAGGCGGGATTGAAACTGAACGACATTGAACAAATAGAACTGAATGAGGCATTTGCAGCACAATCGCTGGCAGTGATCCAGGAACTGGACATTAATCCGGAAATTGTGAATCCCAATGGTGGTGCCATCGCTTTGGGACATGCGTTGGGATCGACAGGCGCGCGGCTTTCTGTGCAGTTATTTAATGAAATGGAACGCAGAAATCAAAAATACGGCATGGTAACAGCCTGTGTTGGCGGCGGGCAGGGCGTCGCGGGAATTTTTGAAAGGTTAAATTAA
- a CDS encoding PspC domain-containing protein: protein MNNNRLFRNTSSKIIGGVASGIADYLDIDVTIVRVLFVLGVFIPVTFPIILFYIILWIVMPDGAKRPKTHEEHRIYF from the coding sequence ATGAACAACAACAGATTATTTCGCAATACAAGCAGCAAAATCATAGGTGGTGTAGCATCCGGAATCGCGGACTATTTGGATATAGATGTAACGATCGTCCGTGTACTTTTCGTTTTGGGCGTTTTCATTCCGGTAACATTTCCTATCATCCTGTTTTACATTATCCTTTGGATCGTGATGCCGGACGGCGCTAAAAGGCCCAAAACGCACGAAGAACATCGGATTTATTTTTAA
- the secA gene encoding preprotein translocase subunit SecA, whose amino-acid sequence MFKIFSKLFGTKSERDLKELTPYVDKVNAEYALLASLTNDDLRAKSEGLKQHIADNLKSIDDQIAALRQQAADEPNVDSKEAIFKKIDALDLDRNKELEKILLDILPKAFAIVKETARRFKENEKLEVTASFFDREVATKKSHVTIEGDKAYWNTTWDVIGQPIKWNMLHYDVQLIGGVVLHQGKISEMATGEGKTLVATLPAFLNALAGNGVHIVTVNDYLAKRDAEWNAPLFEFHGMSVDCIDRHQPNTIARRNAYKASLTYGTNNEFGFDYLRDNMSRTPEELVQRKHHFAMVDEVDSVLIDDARTPLIISGPVPRGDEQEYLELKPRVSRIVEAQKKLAMDFLTDARKKIAAGDKKEGALSLFRAHRGMPKYKPLIKYLSESGIKALMQESESIYLAENQKLMPQADEPLYFTIDERHNSIELTEKGIDFLTGESEETNFFILPDIAVDLDAIEKDASLNEQERIIRKEALIRDYSVKTARIHTVNQLLKAFTLFEKDVEYVIMDGKVKIVDEQTGRIMDGRRYSDGLHQAIEAKENVRVEDATQTYATVTLQNYFRMYHKLAGMTGTAETEAGEFWEIYKLDVVSIPTNVNAVRKDHEDKVYRSVREKYNAVTDEIVELVEAGRPVLVGTTSVENSEIISRMLTLRKIQHQVLNAKQHQREAEVVTEAGKPGTVTIATNMAGRGTDIKLTPESKKAGGLAIIGTERHESRRVDRQLRGRSGRQGDPGSSQFFVSLEDNLMRLFGSDRMAKVMDRMGLEEGEVIQSGMITKSIERAQKKVEENNFGMRKRLLEYDDVMNYQRDAIYTRRRNALFGERLAVDIANTLYDVCDELVGSATSYAELELAVITTLGMELPYGESEYGSMRPADRSQKLYEAAEKQYQEKNASIATKALPVLSSIYAERGATISEIMIPFSDGIRQTGVVVGLKKAIENEGREITTEMEKAIVLSLIDQEWKEHLREMDDLKQSVQNAVFEQKDPLLIYKFESVELFKRFLSKVNFDMISFLMKADIPQEEAVPATAVQQTVRRPAPAPELHTNREEDFDLDMDGGPNEYARNMESTTKAQPVRTIKIADRNQKVSVQYRDGRILRDVKFKKVEQEVKNGDCVVIE is encoded by the coding sequence ATGTTTAAAATATTTTCAAAGCTGTTCGGCACAAAATCAGAACGGGATTTAAAAGAATTGACTCCCTACGTTGATAAAGTCAATGCCGAATACGCACTCCTGGCTTCTTTAACCAATGATGACCTGCGGGCAAAATCCGAAGGTCTGAAACAACATATTGCCGACAACCTGAAATCCATTGATGATCAGATTGCTGCTTTAAGACAACAAGCTGCTGATGAGCCTAATGTCGATAGCAAAGAAGCGATTTTCAAGAAAATTGATGCGCTTGATCTGGATCGGAATAAAGAACTTGAAAAGATCCTTCTGGATATTTTGCCAAAGGCCTTTGCCATTGTAAAAGAAACGGCGCGCCGCTTCAAGGAAAATGAAAAGCTGGAAGTGACGGCTTCTTTCTTCGACAGGGAAGTGGCAACCAAAAAGTCACACGTTACCATTGAAGGTGACAAAGCTTACTGGAATACAACCTGGGATGTAATTGGACAGCCTATTAAATGGAACATGCTGCATTATGATGTGCAGCTGATCGGTGGTGTGGTTTTGCACCAGGGGAAAATCTCTGAAATGGCGACAGGGGAAGGGAAAACGCTTGTTGCAACGCTTCCCGCATTCCTTAATGCATTGGCAGGAAACGGCGTTCACATTGTAACCGTTAACGATTACCTGGCAAAACGTGATGCGGAATGGAATGCACCTCTTTTTGAATTTCACGGCATGAGCGTCGATTGCATTGACCGCCACCAGCCCAACACCATTGCCCGCAGAAATGCATATAAAGCCTCATTGACTTACGGAACGAATAACGAGTTCGGTTTTGACTATCTGCGTGACAACATGTCACGTACGCCCGAAGAACTCGTTCAGCGCAAGCACCATTTCGCGATGGTCGATGAGGTTGACTCCGTTTTGATCGATGATGCGCGTACGCCATTGATCATCAGCGGCCCAGTGCCAAGAGGTGATGAACAGGAATATCTGGAATTGAAACCACGCGTTTCGCGGATCGTTGAAGCACAGAAAAAGCTGGCGATGGATTTCCTTACCGACGCCAGAAAGAAAATTGCAGCCGGCGATAAAAAAGAAGGAGCATTATCCTTGTTCCGTGCACATCGCGGAATGCCGAAATACAAGCCGTTGATTAAATATCTGAGTGAATCAGGCATTAAGGCGCTCATGCAGGAATCGGAATCGATTTATCTTGCTGAAAACCAAAAGCTGATGCCACAAGCGGATGAACCGCTTTATTTCACAATTGACGAGCGTCATAACAGCATTGAACTAACAGAAAAAGGAATTGACTTCCTGACAGGTGAGTCGGAAGAGACCAACTTCTTTATTCTGCCCGACATTGCGGTTGATCTGGATGCAATTGAAAAAGACGCATCATTGAATGAGCAGGAACGCATTATCAGGAAAGAAGCATTAATCCGCGATTATTCTGTAAAAACAGCACGTATCCACACAGTTAACCAGCTTTTGAAAGCATTTACGCTTTTCGAAAAAGACGTGGAATACGTGATCATGGACGGAAAGGTTAAGATCGTCGATGAGCAGACTGGCCGTATCATGGATGGCCGTCGTTATTCCGACGGTTTGCACCAGGCGATTGAAGCAAAAGAGAATGTGCGCGTTGAAGATGCGACTCAGACTTACGCGACAGTTACCCTTCAAAATTACTTCCGGATGTATCACAAGCTGGCCGGTATGACCGGAACGGCGGAAACGGAAGCAGGTGAATTCTGGGAAATCTACAAACTGGATGTGGTTTCGATTCCTACCAATGTTAATGCGGTTCGGAAAGACCATGAAGATAAAGTGTATCGTTCGGTTCGTGAAAAATACAATGCGGTAACGGATGAAATTGTAGAGCTTGTGGAAGCCGGGCGGCCAGTCTTAGTAGGTACAACTTCGGTTGAAAACTCTGAGATCATCAGCCGGATGCTTACATTAAGAAAAATCCAGCACCAGGTTTTGAATGCCAAGCAACATCAGCGTGAAGCGGAAGTGGTGACAGAAGCCGGTAAGCCGGGAACTGTAACGATTGCAACCAACATGGCTGGTCGTGGAACGGACATTAAGCTTACACCGGAATCGAAAAAAGCGGGCGGACTTGCGATCATTGGTACAGAACGTCACGAAAGCCGTCGTGTAGACAGGCAGTTGCGTGGTCGTTCCGGTCGCCAGGGTGACCCGGGTTCTTCTCAATTCTTTGTCTCGCTGGAAGATAACCTCATGCGTCTCTTCGGTTCCGACCGGATGGCGAAGGTGATGGACCGGATGGGGTTGGAAGAAGGCGAAGTGATCCAGAGCGGAATGATTACCAAATCCATCGAACGCGCGCAGAAAAAGGTTGAGGAAAACAACTTTGGTATGCGGAAGCGTCTTTTGGAATATGATGACGTGATGAACTATCAGCGTGACGCCATTTATACACGTCGCCGCAATGCATTGTTTGGAGAACGTCTGGCCGTTGACATTGCGAATACATTATATGATGTATGTGACGAGTTGGTGGGCTCTGCAACTTCTTATGCAGAACTTGAACTGGCTGTGATCACAACATTAGGAATGGAACTTCCTTACGGCGAGTCGGAATATGGTTCAATGAGGCCTGCGGACCGTTCACAAAAGCTTTATGAAGCAGCTGAGAAGCAATATCAAGAAAAGAATGCCTCGATAGCAACGAAAGCATTACCAGTTTTGAGCTCTATTTACGCAGAACGCGGTGCGACGATCTCTGAAATTATGATCCCGTTCAGCGACGGAATCCGTCAGACGGGCGTTGTAGTGGGCTTGAAAAAGGCTATCGAAAACGAGGGAAGGGAAATCACGACTGAAATGGAGAAAGCCATTGTGCTATCACTGATCGACCAGGAGTGGAAAGAGCATTTGCGTGAGATGGATGATTTGAAACAATCCGTTCAGAATGCGGTGTTTGAGCAAAAGGATCCTTTGTTGATTTACAAATTTGAGTCGGTTGAGCTTTTCAAACGCTTCCTGAGCAAGGTTAACTTTGATATGATCTCCTTCCTGATGAAGGCGGATATTCCTCAGGAAGAGGCGGTTCCGGCTACTGCGGTGCAGCAAACCGTGCGTCGCCCTGCGCCAGCGCCTGAGTTGCATACCAACCGTGAGGAGGATTTTGACCTGGACATGGACGGCGGCCCGAACGAGTACGCCCGTAATATGGAGTCAACCACAAAGGCACAGCCTGTTCGCACCATTAAAATCGCTGACCGGAACCAGAAAGTATCTGTCCAGTATCGCGATGGCCGGATTTTGCGTGATGTGAAATTCAAAAAAGTGGAGCAGGAAGTGAAGAACGGAGATTGCGTTGTGATCGAATAA
- a CDS encoding phosphatidylserine decarboxylase family protein — MRLHKEGYTIMAITAIILILINLGIYYLLPDGYWIPRLVLIGSVIVFFLVVQFFRVPKRVVYKSDRQIVAPCDGKVVVIEEVVESEYFKGPRRQISIFMSPLNVHINWNPISGVIQYFKYHPGLYLVAWHPKSSTDNERTTVVIKTIEGIEILFRQIAGAAARRIRWYVKEGDQVEQSTEMGFIKFGSRVDIYLPLDAEVKVNLQDKTVGSVTVLAELK; from the coding sequence ATGAGACTGCACAAAGAAGGTTACACCATCATGGCCATTACAGCCATTATATTGATACTGATAAACTTAGGCATATATTATCTGCTGCCTGACGGTTATTGGATTCCAAGATTGGTGTTGATTGGCAGTGTGATCGTATTCTTTCTCGTAGTTCAGTTTTTCCGCGTTCCAAAGCGTGTGGTGTATAAAAGTGACAGACAAATCGTCGCGCCCTGCGATGGAAAAGTTGTGGTAATTGAAGAAGTGGTTGAGAGTGAGTATTTTAAAGGTCCAAGGAGACAAATCAGCATTTTCATGTCTCCACTTAATGTGCATATCAACTGGAACCCGATCAGCGGGGTCATCCAGTATTTTAAATATCATCCCGGATTATATCTTGTTGCGTGGCACCCAAAATCCAGCACAGATAACGAGCGCACAACCGTTGTTATCAAGACCATTGAAGGCATCGAAATCCTTTTCCGCCAGATTGCAGGTGCGGCAGCGCGTCGTATACGCTGGTATGTGAAGGAAGGCGACCAGGTGGAGCAGAGCACGGAAATGGGCTTTATCAAATTTGGCTCACGCGTGGACATTTACCTGCCGCTGGATGCGGAAGTAAAGGTTAATCTGCAAGATAAAACTGTGGGAAGCGTAACCGTGCTGGCGGAATTAAAATAA
- a CDS encoding rhomboid family intramembrane serine protease, protein MSITLILVIITSGISYYALNNYSLMDKLILNPYKVTQRNEYYRFVTSGFVHADFGHLIFNMLSLWFVGEGIERLFAMLFGPSGTIYFLFLYIVGIIVSDIPTFLKHRNNSKYNSLGASGGVSAVLFAAILYSPLMQVCLYFFICMPGFIFGLLFLGYSFYESKRGTSYVNHSAHMVGAIFGFVFMAVVYPSAVPGFLQQILSWRLF, encoded by the coding sequence ATGTCCATAACCCTCATACTCGTCATTATTACATCCGGAATCAGCTATTATGCATTAAACAATTACAGTTTAATGGACAAACTGATCCTTAATCCTTATAAAGTCACGCAGCGCAACGAATATTACCGTTTCGTAACATCCGGTTTTGTTCATGCGGATTTTGGGCATTTGATCTTTAATATGCTCAGTTTGTGGTTTGTAGGAGAAGGAATTGAAAGGCTTTTTGCTATGCTCTTTGGGCCGAGCGGCACCATTTATTTCCTGTTCCTTTACATTGTCGGCATCATTGTTTCAGACATTCCGACATTCCTGAAACACCGGAATAATTCCAAATACAATTCGCTGGGTGCGTCCGGCGGTGTTTCAGCCGTGCTTTTTGCCGCAATCCTTTATTCGCCTTTGATGCAGGTTTGTTTGTATTTCTTTATCTGTATGCCCGGATTTATCTTTGGATTGCTCTTTTTGGGATATTCATTTTACGAATCCAAGCGCGGAACGAGTTATGTGAACCACAGCGCGCACATGGTCGGCGCGATCTTCGGATTTGTGTTTATGGCCGTAGTTTATCCCAGCGCGGTTCCCGGATTTTTACAGCAGATTTTGAGCTGGCGTTTATTTTAA
- a CDS encoding polyprenyl synthetase family protein: MKPEQLLQTLQIEFEKQSYGAHPAELYEPIRYIMSLGGKRFRPLLTLLAASIYSDQWDNAVKPAMAVEVFHNFTLMHDDIMDQAPLRRGKPTVHEKWNANTAILSGDVMLIKAYDLLLDIPAEKLRRVLERFNKTAAEVCEGQQLDMNFETRWDVTEEEYLGMIRLKTSVLLGFALELGGIIGGADEESIQLLYSAGENMGIGFQLKDDLLDVYGDPDKFGKQVGGDIISNKKTFLLIEALSKADQESKAELDKWIGLADFDKQEKVAGVTAIYEKLGIRAFTEQKIQEYFSKGLSSLHALKIDEARKQPLLQFAEQLVEREK; encoded by the coding sequence ATTAAACCCGAACAATTACTGCAGACGCTGCAAATTGAGTTTGAAAAACAATCCTACGGCGCTCATCCCGCTGAGCTTTATGAGCCGATCCGCTACATTATGTCGCTCGGCGGCAAGCGTTTCCGCCCTTTGCTGACATTACTTGCCGCTTCAATATATTCTGATCAATGGGATAATGCTGTGAAACCGGCTATGGCCGTGGAGGTTTTTCACAATTTCACATTGATGCACGATGACATTATGGACCAGGCGCCGCTACGAAGGGGAAAGCCGACGGTTCACGAAAAATGGAATGCGAACACGGCGATTTTGTCCGGGGATGTGATGTTAATAAAGGCCTATGATCTGCTGCTGGACATTCCTGCCGAAAAGCTGCGCCGTGTTTTGGAAAGATTCAATAAAACGGCTGCCGAAGTTTGTGAAGGGCAACAGCTGGATATGAATTTTGAAACCCGCTGGGACGTTACCGAAGAAGAATATCTGGGCATGATCCGCCTGAAAACTTCGGTTTTGCTCGGTTTTGCATTGGAACTTGGCGGGATTATCGGCGGTGCTGATGAAGAATCCATTCAGTTGCTTTATTCAGCAGGGGAAAATATGGGGATTGGTTTTCAATTAAAAGACGATCTCCTGGATGTTTATGGCGATCCCGATAAATTTGGAAAGCAGGTAGGCGGTGATATTATTTCAAACAAAAAGACATTCCTGCTGATTGAAGCATTGTCCAAAGCGGATCAGGAATCAAAAGCCGAACTGGATAAATGGATCGGTCTGGCCGATTTCGATAAGCAGGAAAAAGTGGCGGGCGTTACAGCCATTTACGAAAAGCTGGGCATCCGTGCATTCACGGAACAAAAAATCCAGGAGTATTTTTCCAAAGGGCTTTCCAGCCTGCACGCACTTAAAATTGATGAAGCAAGAAAGCAACCATTGCTGCAATTTGCCGAGCAACTGGTTGAGCGCGAAAAGTAA
- a CDS encoding aminotransferase class IV, with translation MPFHQYFNGEILPIDSPVFKTHDLGLLRGFGLFDYFRTYNGVPFRWDDYWQRFENSARLLKLTLPVTQQETAKVLADLHAMSGEQEVAFRFVLTGGYAPDSVNVVEPNFLIRTEALPQDNPAGRLKGIKVLPYDYVRDLPEVKTTNYVHMVLMADELRRQQAADLLFHKEGEISELTRSNIFIFQGDKLITSDRNILKGITRKVVMELAKPHFKVEVRPVMYKEVIMADEVFTTSTTKWVMPVVQIGDLPVGNGEAGKRTLFLQQLFEKLVASWGK, from the coding sequence ATGCCTTTTCACCAATATTTCAACGGAGAAATCCTTCCTATTGACAGCCCGGTTTTCAAGACCCATGACCTTGGCTTACTCCGCGGTTTTGGCCTTTTTGACTATTTCAGGACTTATAATGGCGTGCCGTTCCGCTGGGATGATTACTGGCAGCGGTTTGAAAATTCGGCGCGTTTGCTGAAACTGACATTGCCCGTAACGCAGCAGGAAACCGCAAAAGTGCTGGCCGATCTGCATGCTATGTCAGGTGAACAAGAAGTTGCTTTCCGTTTTGTATTAACCGGCGGCTATGCACCGGACAGCGTTAATGTTGTTGAGCCTAATTTTCTGATCCGGACTGAGGCTTTGCCCCAGGACAATCCAGCAGGCCGTTTGAAAGGGATTAAAGTCTTGCCTTATGACTATGTACGTGATCTGCCGGAAGTGAAAACGACGAATTACGTGCATATGGTGCTGATGGCCGACGAACTGCGACGCCAGCAAGCAGCCGATTTGCTTTTCCACAAAGAAGGGGAGATTAGCGAGCTGACGCGAAGCAACATCTTCATTTTTCAGGGAGATAAGCTTATTACTTCGGACCGCAACATTCTCAAAGGCATTACCCGAAAAGTGGTTATGGAGCTTGCCAAGCCTCATTTTAAAGTGGAGGTGCGGCCGGTAATGTATAAAGAGGTCATTATGGCTGACGAGGTGTTTACGACCAGCACTACCAAGTGGGTGATGCCCGTGGTGCAGATCGGCGACTTGCCGGTGGGCAATGGTGAGGCCGGAAAACGGACGCTTTTCTTGCAGCAGTTGTTTGAAAAGCTGGTCGCCAGTTGGGGCAAATAA
- the thiL gene encoding thiamine-phosphate kinase, with product METRTEISSLGEFGLIKRINSGIKTTLPDTIRGIGDDAAVIDTGEEFGLLSTDMLLEGVHFDLTFFPLKHLGYKAISVNVSDIAAMNGIPRQVTVNLALSNRFSLEAIDELYAGMKAACVDFNVDLVGGDTSSSRSGLLISVSVFGKVKKDKITYRNTAKANDLLCVTGDLGGAYLGLQLLEREKQVFLANPDMQPELEGKDYVIQRQLRPEARMDVIYELAEAGVLPTSMIDVSDGLASDLLHLCAQSGVGAVVFEERIPIDEQTYLAASELNIGPITAAMNGGEDYELLFTVSQASYDLIKNNPKISFIGYMTGDKEEIVLHTKGDGRVPITAQGWS from the coding sequence ATGGAAACAAGAACGGAAATAAGCAGCCTGGGGGAATTCGGGCTTATAAAAAGAATAAACAGCGGAATAAAAACAACATTACCGGATACGATAAGGGGAATTGGCGACGATGCAGCGGTGATTGATACGGGTGAGGAATTTGGCTTGCTATCAACGGATATGCTGCTGGAAGGCGTGCATTTCGACCTTACCTTTTTCCCTTTGAAACATTTGGGTTACAAAGCCATCTCGGTGAATGTGTCGGACATTGCGGCGATGAACGGCATTCCGAGGCAAGTCACTGTGAATCTGGCATTAAGCAACCGGTTTTCATTGGAAGCGATTGATGAATTATATGCCGGCATGAAAGCGGCTTGTGTGGATTTTAATGTAGACCTGGTTGGCGGCGACACTTCGTCTTCAAGATCGGGGCTTTTGATTTCCGTAAGTGTTTTTGGGAAGGTTAAAAAGGATAAAATTACTTACAGAAACACGGCAAAAGCCAATGATCTGCTGTGTGTTACGGGCGATCTGGGCGGCGCTTACCTGGGTTTGCAATTGCTGGAAAGGGAAAAACAGGTTTTCCTTGCCAATCCTGATATGCAGCCGGAACTGGAAGGAAAAGATTATGTAATCCAGCGCCAGCTTCGGCCGGAAGCACGTATGGACGTCATATACGAGCTTGCAGAAGCAGGTGTGCTGCCCACTTCCATGATCGATGTGTCGGATGGATTGGCTTCTGATTTGCTGCATTTGTGTGCCCAATCGGGCGTAGGTGCGGTGGTTTTTGAAGAAAGAATTCCAATTGACGAGCAAACTTACCTGGCTGCCTCAGAACTGAACATTGGCCCGATCACGGCGGCCATGAACGGTGGTGAGGACTATGAACTGCTTTTTACGGTTTCACAGGCATCTTATGATTTGATTAAAAACAATCCTAAAATCAGCTTTATAGGCTACATGACGGGAGATAAGGAAGAAATAGTGCTCCATACCAAAGGAGACGGCCGGGTGCCGATCACGGCGCAGGGTTGGAGCTGA
- a CDS encoding lipocalin family protein has product MKPVSERIAKAWTAESVKHGPTVVYTRGGSTNAVPAYSAFRLTLNDASGTKTVSYTEFDGSTFSGTWELDGDSKLILRELTPQPTGSGGTVEFTITSLDDARLILTRLKSSPKTGGTINEYTLSNP; this is encoded by the coding sequence GTGAAACCCGTATCAGAGCGTATTGCCAAAGCCTGGACGGCTGAATCTGTGAAGCACGGGCCGACGGTTGTCTACACCAGAGGAGGCTCAACCAATGCGGTCCCGGCTTATTCGGCTTTCAGACTGACATTAAATGACGCATCAGGCACGAAAACGGTTTCCTATACGGAGTTCGACGGCAGCACATTCAGCGGAACCTGGGAATTGGACGGCGATTCTAAGCTGATCCTTAGAGAGTTAACGCCTCAGCCAACCGGAAGCGGCGGAACCGTTGAATTCACAATTACATCCCTGGACGACGCCAGATTGATTCTGACCAGATTGAAATCCAGCCCTAAAACCGGCGGAACGATCAACGAATACACATTAAGCAATCCATAA
- a CDS encoding cytochrome b5 domain-containing protein produces MKEYTKAQLALRNGQDKEEIWCAYKGIIYDVTASRLWRNGHHYEHWAGQDLTKELGDAPHSEKVFKRFNAIGKLQS; encoded by the coding sequence ATGAAAGAATATACAAAAGCGCAGCTTGCGCTCAGAAACGGGCAGGATAAGGAGGAAATCTGGTGCGCATACAAAGGCATAATCTATGATGTAACCGCATCGCGACTCTGGCGAAACGGGCATCATTATGAGCATTGGGCAGGCCAGGATCTTACCAAGGAACTGGGCGACGCGCCACATTCGGAAAAGGTTTTTAAGCGCTTCAATGCCATCGGAAAATTACAGTCCTGA
- a CDS encoding N-acetylglucosamine kinase codes for MQQTYLIADSGSTKTDWVIKGPEGEHSFQSAGINPFYQTAEEIIPVLEREVVPNLIGTIDKIYFFGAGCADQKTSKPVFDALSKCVSSADIIEVASDMLGAARGLCGHEPGLACILGTGANNAYYDGTNIVRSIGSLGFWLGDEGSGSYLGKTLVVHFLQNELPTDLHAHFTTQFPDLNRLSVLDNAYKKPYPNRYFASFSTFIAAHREHLFLQNMIENAFTLFAEKYICKHSEATMVPVHFTGSIAFYYQDILKNVLEKKGLKPGRILRSPLEGLLQYYS; via the coding sequence ATGCAGCAAACCTATTTAATAGCGGATAGCGGATCTACGAAAACCGACTGGGTCATAAAAGGTCCGGAAGGGGAACATTCGTTTCAGTCCGCCGGCATCAATCCATTTTATCAGACTGCGGAGGAAATTATTCCGGTTCTTGAAAGGGAAGTCGTTCCTAATCTGATCGGGACGATCGATAAAATATACTTTTTCGGAGCTGGCTGTGCCGATCAAAAGACAAGTAAGCCCGTTTTTGATGCATTAAGCAAATGTGTTTCTTCTGCTGACATCATTGAAGTTGCGTCCGATATGCTGGGCGCGGCGCGTGGCTTGTGTGGGCATGAGCCGGGTTTGGCGTGTATTTTAGGGACGGGTGCAAACAATGCATATTATGATGGCACCAACATTGTTCGTTCCATTGGCTCGCTGGGTTTCTGGCTCGGCGATGAGGGAAGTGGTTCCTATCTGGGAAAAACATTGGTTGTTCATTTCCTGCAAAATGAGCTGCCTACCGATTTGCATGCGCATTTTACAACTCAATTTCCGGACCTGAACCGACTTTCGGTTTTGGATAATGCTTACAAAAAACCCTATCCTAACCGCTATTTTGCATCGTTTTCAACATTCATTGCAGCGCATAGGGAGCATTTATTCTTGCAGAATATGATCGAAAACGCTTTCACGCTTTTTGCTGAAAAATACATTTGCAAGCATAGCGAAGCAACAATGGTCCCGGTCCATTTCACCGGTTCTATTGCCTTTTATTATCAGGATATTTTAAAAAATGTTTTGGAAAAAAAAGGACTAAAACCCGGACGCATTCTGCGCTCGCCGCTGGAAGGACTTTTGCAGTATTATTCCTGA